The sequence CCGTGAGTTCGCGAGAGAGCAACGAGTCCACGCCCGCCCCGCGTTCGACCAGCGAGAGGAGGTCCGATCCCTCGATGGTCACGTCGCGGGCTTTGATGGCGTCTTTCAGGCGATCGTTCGCGACGGACTCGGCGGTCGAGACGGCCGCGTCGAGGTCCTCGACCGCGTTCTCGAGCCGTGCCAGTTCGTCGTCGCCGACGACGCTCCCGTCGTCGTCGAGTCGAGAGAGTGCGGCGTCGAGGTCGTCCAGGTCGGTTCCGGGATCGAGGTCGGCCGCCCGGTGAACATCGATGGCGGCCCGAATGGCGGTCCGGTTCGTCGCGAAGAAGGCGAGAGGGCGCTCGGGAATGGTCGCAGTCGGGTCGTCGATGGCCCCTGGTTCCACGCGGACGTCACCGTCGACGTCGACGCCGGCAAACGCTTCGTCGAGGGCGATGACGGTCGAGTAGCCGCGTGCGAGTTCGGCCAGGTCTCGCGCGTCGTCCACGACCTCGACGCTCATCTCCGGGAACGCATCGCGAGCGGCGGCGTACGTTTCACCGTCGGCGGTGGCCAGACACCGGTCGCGCACGGTGACGGACTGCGGGCGTGACAGGGGCGAGACATCGGCCAGGGCGTCGAGTGCGTCCTCGGTCACCGACCGGTCCATCGCACGCGTCGCGAACGACCGGGTTTCCTCGATGCGCGAGGGGGCGGTACTGGGGTAGAACGTCTCCAGGCGTTTCTCCCCGTATGCGGTCACGGCTCGCTCCTGGAGCAACGCGAGTGCCCGATCGTAAATCTCGCGTGCACGGTCGGTCGAGAGAAACCCGCCGGGGTCGTCGTGACGGTCGCGAATCGCGCTCCGAACGATACGGGCGGCACGGCCCTCGCTCACCCCGGACGCGCTCGCCAGAGCGGCGACGTCCTCGCGTTCGATCGCCCCCGCAGGATCCTCGAGGTCCCGCAACGCCGCCGCGGTCTTCGCGCCGACGCCCGGGATTGCTTCCAGGTCCATTATCGAGATGTCGTCGTCACGGCGCTAAACGATTGGGGAAGCCGATCAGCCCCGGTTGGTCCACTGCAGGAGCAACAGCGTGCCCTCGAAGAGCGCGACCATCGTCGCGGCCACGATGATCGGCGCCATGCCGGTCGGATCCGGGCTGAAGAGGAACGACACGCCCAGAAAGACCCCCCAGAAGATGAGACGCCGGTCCTGCATCCACTGCCGGGTCGTCAGCCCCATCATGATCGCGAGCATGATGAACAGCGGAATCTGGAAGACGAGCGCGAGATACCCGATCAGGATGAGAATGAGGTTGAACGTCTGTCCCAGCGCGAAGGCGATGTCGACGACCTCCTTTGAGTAGTAGAGGAAGTAGTTCATGACCGCCGGGAGGACGATGAAGTAGGCGAACGTCATTCCGACCAGCGCGAGTATCAGACTGGTCGGCACGGCGGCCAGGTAGTACCGCCGCTCGTGGGGATAGAGCCCGGGGCGCATGAACGCGTAGGTCTGGTAGACGAACGCCGGGAGGGCCACGACCAGTCCCGCCAGACTCGCCGTCTTGAGCTGTGTGAGGACGAGCTCGAGGGGATGATAGACGTGTGGCTGGGAGACCGATCCGGGCAGCACCGAGTACCACAGGAAGGTGATGACGCCCTCGGCGAACGGGAACGCCGCGAGGCTCACACCCCCAGCGATGACGAGGACGATGCCCAGACGCTTGATCATCTCCTCGACGTGATCAGCGAGCGGCTGTTCTTCGTCGGTTTGCGGGCCCGTTTCCGCCTTGCGTTCGATCGCGGTCGAGTCCGGATCGTCGGCAGCCGCACCCGTTTCGGCCATCGCCCCGTCCGTCTCCTCGGCAGTCGCGTCCGACTCGTCGGTCGCCGCCTCCGTTTCCTCGCCTGCCGCGTCTGACTCGTCGGTCGCCGCCTCCGTTTCCTCGCCTGCCGCGTCTGACTCGTCGGTCGCCGCCTCCGAATCGCCGGACGACTCCCCATCCGACGAACCGGGCATCTTCGCGGTCCATTCGGCCTCCTCGTCGTCGGACCCCGGTCGTCCGGTATAGTCAGGCTCCGACCCGATTTCCATGCCTGCGTTGACCTCAACGTCGAAGTCGTCGGCCGACATCTCGTCGCCCTCGTCGCCTGCGCCTTGGGACTGCGCTGACGTATCGTCCTGGGTGGGCGTCTCTTCGGACGTGTCGTCCTGGGTGGGCGTCTCTTCGGACGTATCGTCCTGGGTGGGCGTCTCTTCGGACGTATCGTCCTGGGTGGGCGTCTCTTCGGACGTATCGTCCTCGTCGTGACGGTCGGTCTCCTCGTCGACCCCCTCTTTCCCGGATTCGTCCGCCGGGTCCTCTCCCATTGCTACGGGGGATTTCGTCGCGGGGCTGTTATAGGCCTTTTTTATCGACGGCCGGTCGTAGCGGACGGGAAGATTGATAATCGCGAACAGGATAGCCACGAGCACATGAGCGGTGGCGTCTCCGAGTACGTCGACGAGGACACGGCCCGGAGCATCGAGACCGGGCGTCAGACCCTCGGGGTCGCCCTCCGCACCGCCCAGGAGCGCCTCCAGAAGGTGTTCATCGCCTTCGTCGTGGGCATGCTGGGCGCCATCATCGCGATGCGATCGTACGTCTGGCCGCAGTTCAAAGCTGACCTGCTGGCGAAAGGGGCCAGCGTCATCGCCCAGACGCCCTTCGACGTCATCCTCCTCCAGGTGAAAATCGGGCTCGTGGTGGGCGTGTTCACGGCGATTCCGGTGCTGGCCTACTACGGAAAAGAACCGCTGGTCGAGCGAGAGATCATCCCGGACGTCTCGGTCGCCCGGTGGAAGCTGGTCGTGCTGCTCGTCATGGCCCTCGCGCTGGCCGTCGGTGGCTCGGTGTACGCGTACTTTCTCTTCTTCCCGTTGATGTTCCAGTTCCTGGCCGGGAACGCGCTCGGGGCGGGCCTGGCACCGATGTACTCCATCGTCGACTGGACGGAGTTCATTATGGTGCTGGCCTTCTCCTTCGCGCTGGCGGCCCAGCTCCCGCTCGTCATGACGGCGCTCTCGGTGTCGGGCATCGTCCCGTACGAGGTCTTCCGGGAGAAGTGGAAGTACGCCGTCGTGGCCATCTTCGGGTTCGGCGCGCTGTTCTCCCCGCCCGACCCCTTCACCCAGATGATGTGGTCGCTGCCGCTGCTGGCGCTGTACGGGTTCAGCCTCTATTTGTCCCGCGTCGTCACCGTCGCGTACCGCGGGCGGTCACAGATCAGCGTGACCGGAGCCATCCTGGAGCGCTGGAACCACGTCGTGGGGGCTGCCGTCCTCGGGGGCGGAATCCCCTACGTCTTCTTCTCCGCCGGCGGCGTGCGCATCATCAACGAGAGCGTCCGACCGGCATTGCCCGCCGCGATCCGCCCGGGACCGTTACCAGGCATCGGGACCGTCGTCGGCATGGGCCGGCCCGAAGCGATCCTCGTCGTGGCCGTCCTGTCCGGGCTCCTCGTCGCCGTCG is a genomic window of Halanaeroarchaeum sulfurireducens containing:
- a CDS encoding MutS-related protein: MDLEAIPGVGAKTAAALRDLEDPAGAIEREDVAALASASGVSEGRAARIVRSAIRDRHDDPGGFLSTDRAREIYDRALALLQERAVTAYGEKRLETFYPSTAPSRIEETRSFATRAMDRSVTEDALDALADVSPLSRPQSVTVRDRCLATADGETYAAARDAFPEMSVEVVDDARDLAELARGYSTVIALDEAFAGVDVDGDVRVEPGAIDDPTATIPERPLAFFATNRTAIRAAIDVHRAADLDPGTDLDDLDAALSRLDDDGSVVGDDELARLENAVEDLDAAVSTAESVANDRLKDAIKARDVTIEGSDLLSLVERGAGVDSLLSRELTDEYDAAVSEARDTLVDALDLPPEEADLARRAFPDDPTYPVERDDETISRLRESLVAQRDRRAAKQKRELAAELADRREATTRLVRRALELDVEYAIARFAADFDCTMPERGGRGFAIEGGRSPLLEEPYSDVEPVDYAVDGVALLSGVNSGGKTSTLDLVALVTVLAHMGLPVPAESARVPAIEELAYHAKTQGTLDAGAFESTLRDFAAIAEGSAAKLVLVDELESITEPGASARIIAGILEELASSDSCAVFVSHLAGEVREATAFDVTVDGIRALGLEDGELKVDRSPKKDHLARSTPELIVEKLAGEDDRQFYDRLLEKF
- a CDS encoding twin-arginine translocase subunit TatC, yielding MGEDPADESGKEGVDEETDRHDEDDTSEETPTQDDTSEETPTQDDTSEETPTQDDTSEETPTQDDTSAQSQGAGDEGDEMSADDFDVEVNAGMEIGSEPDYTGRPGSDDEEAEWTAKMPGSSDGESSGDSEAATDESDAAGEETEAATDESDAAGEETEAATDESDATAEETDGAMAETGAAADDPDSTAIERKAETGPQTDEEQPLADHVEEMIKRLGIVLVIAGGVSLAAFPFAEGVITFLWYSVLPGSVSQPHVYHPLELVLTQLKTASLAGLVVALPAFVYQTYAFMRPGLYPHERRYYLAAVPTSLILALVGMTFAYFIVLPAVMNYFLYYSKEVVDIAFALGQTFNLILILIGYLALVFQIPLFIMLAIMMGLTTRQWMQDRRLIFWGVFLGVSFLFSPDPTGMAPIIVAATMVALFEGTLLLLQWTNRG